The Chitinophagales bacterium genome contains a region encoding:
- a CDS encoding ABC transporter permease yields the protein MKFLFDIGRYFIMLGNMFARPENAKMYLKETFRQTYQIGIGSLLIIAIVSTFVGAVTAVQFSYQLLDIGLIPMWWMGIIVRDSLILEMAPTISALLLAGKVGSNIASELGSMRVTEQIDALEIMGVNTTAYLVAPKVVGAIIIIPFLIIMAMFLGILGGWVAGTMGGFYSSDEYIRGLQDGTEVYYVVVMLIKAVVFAFIITTIACYEGFYVKGGALEIGNASTRAVVNSSIVVIIANFLIAFLLL from the coding sequence ATGAAATTTTTATTTGACATAGGAAGGTATTTTATCATGCTGGGCAATATGTTTGCCCGGCCCGAAAATGCCAAAATGTACCTAAAAGAAACATTTAGACAAACCTATCAAATAGGAATAGGTTCTTTATTAATTATAGCTATTGTTTCTACCTTTGTAGGGGCAGTTACTGCCGTTCAGTTTTCTTACCAGCTTTTAGATATTGGTTTAATACCTATGTGGTGGATGGGAATTATTGTTAGAGATTCTTTAATACTTGAAATGGCACCAACTATTAGTGCTTTGCTTTTGGCGGGTAAAGTGGGCTCAAACATAGCTTCTGAATTGGGTAGTATGAGGGTAACAGAACAAATAGATGCTTTAGAAATTATGGGTGTTAATACCACAGCCTATTTAGTTGCCCCCAAAGTAGTGGGAGCTATTATTATTATTCCTTTTTTAATAATTATGGCTATGTTTTTAGGTATTTTAGGCGGCTGGGTAGCAGGTACTATGGGCGGTTTTTATAGCTCAGATGAATATATAAGAGGTTTGCAAGACGGCACAGAAGTTTATTATGTGGTGGTAATGTTGATTAAAGCCGTTGTATTTGCCTTTATTATTACCACTATAGCTTGCTACGAAGGATTTTATGTGAAAGGTGGAGCTTTAGAAATAGGAAATGCCAGCACTAGAGCCGTTGTTAATAGTTCTATTGTTGTTATTATTGCAAACTTTTTAATTGCGTTTTTACTATTATGA